The following are encoded together in the Gordonia insulae genome:
- a CDS encoding M24 family metallopeptidase — MYLGSQLFTDSEYEQRLVRVRELMDRQGLSAIIVTDPANIFYLIGYNAWSFYTPQMLFVPIDGDMVFFAREMDAHGAHRTTWLPDEQIVGYPESYVHRPHLHPFDWVAWALRQRFLIAPASKGSVGLEMDSHFFSPKAYRALYNAIPEWKLVDNFELVNWVRSVKSDAEIQLMRQAGMVCSEAMRAAIDTIDVGVRQCDAAAAISQAQITGTDEFGGDYPAIVPMMPTGAAADTPHLTWHQGTFAEEAVVIELTGAHKRYHCPLARTVSLGKPSKDLDYVANATAEGLNNVLDVIRPGVATRELASTWNWTLAKYGLEKPSRLGYSIGIGYPPDWGERTISIRTEDESVLETNMTFHIVCGMWMDDYGFELSESVRVSPTGVETFTSFPRELIRK, encoded by the coding sequence ATGTACCTCGGCTCTCAGCTGTTCACCGACAGCGAGTACGAGCAGCGGCTGGTCCGTGTGCGCGAATTGATGGACCGCCAGGGTCTTTCGGCGATCATCGTGACCGACCCGGCGAACATCTTCTATCTGATCGGTTACAACGCCTGGTCCTTTTACACGCCGCAGATGCTGTTCGTCCCGATCGATGGCGACATGGTCTTCTTCGCGCGTGAGATGGATGCCCATGGCGCCCACCGCACAACGTGGCTGCCCGACGAACAGATCGTCGGCTACCCGGAGAGCTACGTGCACCGACCGCACCTGCATCCCTTCGACTGGGTCGCCTGGGCGCTGCGGCAACGCTTCCTCATCGCGCCGGCATCGAAGGGCTCGGTCGGCCTGGAGATGGACTCGCACTTCTTCTCTCCCAAGGCGTATCGCGCGCTCTACAACGCCATCCCGGAGTGGAAGCTGGTCGACAACTTCGAACTCGTCAACTGGGTGCGGTCGGTGAAGTCCGACGCCGAGATCCAGCTCATGCGCCAGGCCGGGATGGTCTGCTCGGAGGCGATGCGCGCCGCCATCGACACGATCGATGTCGGTGTGCGGCAATGTGATGCCGCAGCCGCGATCTCCCAGGCCCAGATCACCGGAACCGACGAGTTCGGCGGAGACTATCCGGCGATCGTGCCGATGATGCCGACGGGAGCAGCCGCCGACACCCCGCATCTCACCTGGCATCAGGGCACCTTCGCCGAGGAGGCGGTCGTCATCGAGCTGACCGGCGCCCACAAGCGCTATCACTGCCCGCTCGCCCGCACCGTGTCGCTGGGTAAGCCGTCCAAGGACCTCGACTACGTAGCGAACGCCACCGCGGAAGGCCTCAACAACGTCCTCGACGTCATCCGGCCCGGCGTCGCCACTCGCGAACTCGCCTCCACCTGGAACTGGACGCTGGCGAAGTACGGGCTGGAGAAGCCCTCTCGCCTGGGCTACTCGATCGGGATCGGCTATCCACCCGACTGGGGCGAGCGCACCATCAGCATCCGCACCGAGGACGAATCGGTCCTGGAGACCAACATGACCTTCCACATCGTCTGCGGGATGTGGATGGACGACTACGGTTTCGAACTCTCCGAGTCCGTCCGGGTGAGCCCCACCGGCGTGGAGACGTTCACCAGCTTCCCCCGTGAACTGATCCGGAAATGA
- a CDS encoding aminotransferase-like domain-containing protein translates to MTATTEPTHDLRRSAPTLPLAGRAKDLVGSMIDSSTSLLASQTHDIVRFAMGSPADEAVPADEFRQIAGEILDNTSFTYGATEGEPRLLQLLVDYLATTPDPSSHERLVITTGGMQGLDLANKLFVDPGDLVIVESPTYTNGSATALSYGARLLEVPVDEDGMQVDTLEDLVARTHQTPKAIYTIPTFQNPSGVTLSEERRRELLRLAHQWGAVIIDDDPYGLLRFAGTDIPTFQTLSPQDPLVFSVRTFSKILAPGWRVGWVDADPSLRQLLINGKQAMDTCTNVPNQHIVAEYIARGGLEDHLAGIRTLYRERKEAMVESIQRHLGDRVETTDPEGGFFLWVTLREEFAEIDTRELFEVALADGVAFIPGPALSPGGRFRNALRLCFASSTPERIDEGIRRLTTSLEKMIHTA, encoded by the coding sequence ATGACCGCCACCACCGAACCCACCCACGACCTCCGACGATCCGCACCCACCCTGCCCCTGGCCGGCCGCGCCAAGGATCTGGTCGGGTCGATGATCGACTCGTCGACGTCGCTGCTGGCGTCCCAGACCCACGACATCGTGCGTTTCGCGATGGGCTCGCCCGCCGACGAGGCGGTGCCGGCGGACGAGTTCCGGCAGATCGCCGGTGAGATCCTCGACAACACGTCGTTCACTTACGGGGCCACCGAGGGCGAGCCGCGCCTGTTGCAGCTGCTCGTCGACTACCTGGCGACCACCCCGGACCCCTCCAGCCATGAGCGTCTGGTCATCACCACCGGTGGCATGCAGGGCCTCGACCTGGCGAACAAACTCTTCGTCGATCCCGGCGACCTGGTGATCGTCGAGTCCCCGACGTACACCAACGGCAGCGCGACCGCGCTCTCGTACGGGGCGCGGCTGCTCGAGGTTCCGGTCGACGAGGACGGGATGCAGGTCGACACGCTCGAGGACCTGGTCGCCCGCACCCATCAGACACCGAAGGCGATCTACACGATCCCGACGTTCCAGAACCCGTCCGGTGTCACCCTTTCCGAGGAGCGGCGACGCGAGCTGCTGCGGCTGGCGCATCAGTGGGGTGCGGTCATCATCGACGACGACCCCTACGGTCTCCTGCGCTTCGCCGGCACCGACATCCCCACCTTCCAGACGTTGAGCCCGCAGGACCCGCTGGTGTTCTCGGTGCGCACCTTCTCCAAGATCCTCGCGCCCGGGTGGCGGGTCGGGTGGGTCGACGCGGATCCGTCGCTGCGCCAGCTGCTCATCAACGGCAAGCAGGCCATGGATACATGCACCAACGTCCCGAACCAGCACATCGTCGCCGAGTACATCGCGCGCGGTGGTCTCGAGGACCATCTGGCCGGGATCCGCACCCTCTATCGCGAGCGTAAAGAGGCGATGGTCGAGTCGATCCAGCGACACCTCGGCGATCGGGTGGAGACCACCGATCCCGAGGGCGGGTTCTTCCTGTGGGTGACGCTGCGCGAGGAGTTCGCCGAGATCGACACGCGTGAGTTGTTCGAGGTCGCCCTGGCCGACGGGGTCGCGTTCATCCCCGGGCCGGCGCTCTCCCCGGGCGGACGGTTCCGCAACGCGCTGCGACTGTGCTTCGCGTCCAGCACTCCCGAACGCATCGACGAGGGCATCCGGCGGCTGACGACAAGTCTTGAGAAGATGATCCATACTGCATGA
- a CDS encoding aspartate aminotransferase family protein: protein MTVTTDSIRTAQTATLSPALKQATPVVVDHASGSWIHGTDGNDYLDFTTGIGVTSTGHCHPRVVAAAQEQCTKIIHAQYTTVMHQPLLELTEKLGHVLPLGLDSVFYANSGSEAVEAAIRLARMATARPNIIVFQGGFHGRTVAAASLTTAGTRFSAGFSPLMSGVHMSPFPYAYRYGWTTDAAVDFALRELDYLLQSRVAPNDTAAFLIEPVLGDGGYLPTPPRFLQGLRERADRHGIIFILDEVQAGFGRTGKFWGHQHASDLTPDILITAKGLASGFPISAIAASTELMSKAWPGSQGGTYGGNAVAAAAAVATIDVIHDENLVDNARIRGEQMLSGLQDIAARFDAIGDVRGLGLMAGIEFVTSSDGSTPVPDAAAAAAVQQATTRHGLLTLTCGPAGNVVRLIPALVVTESEIATGLERFAAALTDVL, encoded by the coding sequence ATGACCGTCACCACCGACTCCATTCGCACCGCCCAGACCGCGACCCTGAGCCCCGCGCTCAAACAGGCCACACCTGTCGTCGTCGACCATGCGTCCGGCTCGTGGATCCATGGCACCGACGGCAACGATTACCTCGACTTCACCACCGGCATCGGCGTCACGAGCACCGGCCACTGCCACCCGCGCGTCGTCGCGGCCGCGCAGGAACAGTGCACCAAGATCATCCACGCGCAGTACACGACGGTGATGCATCAGCCGCTGCTCGAGCTGACCGAGAAACTCGGCCATGTCCTGCCACTCGGTCTCGACTCGGTGTTCTACGCCAACTCGGGCTCCGAGGCCGTCGAGGCCGCGATCCGCCTCGCCCGCATGGCGACCGCCCGCCCGAACATCATCGTGTTCCAGGGCGGATTCCACGGCCGCACGGTCGCCGCGGCCAGCCTCACCACTGCGGGAACCCGTTTCTCCGCCGGCTTCTCCCCACTCATGTCGGGCGTCCACATGTCTCCGTTCCCGTACGCCTACCGCTACGGCTGGACCACCGACGCTGCCGTCGACTTCGCGCTGCGTGAGCTCGACTATCTCCTGCAGTCGCGGGTCGCGCCGAACGACACCGCCGCGTTCCTGATCGAACCGGTGCTGGGCGACGGCGGCTACCTGCCCACCCCGCCCCGCTTCCTGCAGGGCCTGCGCGAGCGCGCGGACCGCCACGGCATCATCTTCATCCTCGACGAGGTGCAGGCCGGATTCGGCCGCACCGGCAAGTTCTGGGGGCATCAGCACGCCTCGGACCTCACGCCCGACATCCTGATCACCGCCAAAGGCCTCGCCTCCGGCTTCCCGATCTCGGCGATCGCCGCTTCCACCGAGCTGATGAGCAAGGCCTGGCCCGGCTCGCAGGGTGGAACCTACGGCGGCAACGCCGTCGCCGCGGCCGCCGCGGTGGCCACCATCGACGTCATCCACGACGAGAACCTGGTGGACAACGCCCGCATCCGCGGCGAGCAGATGCTCTCCGGCCTGCAGGACATCGCCGCCCGATTCGATGCGATCGGCGACGTCCGCGGGTTGGGCCTGATGGCCGGCATCGAGTTCGTGACCAGCAGCGACGGCAGCACACCTGTGCCCGACGCCGCCGCAGCCGCGGCCGTCCAGCAGGCGACCACCCGGCACGGCCTGTTGACCCTCACCTGCGGTCCCGCCGGCAACGTCGTGCGTCTCATCCCGGCACTGGTGGTGACCGAGAGTGAGATCGCCACGGGTCTCGAGCGATTCGCGGCAGCACTGACCGATGTGCTCTGA
- a CDS encoding NAD-dependent succinate-semialdehyde dehydrogenase: protein MTATISPAAQTISRIHTDHFIGGRWEPAGAGARFDVENPATGETLAQVADGDAADARRALQSAADHQAAWAATSPRSRSEILYRAYQIIMDRADEIASVMTAEMGKPLAEARGEVAYGAEFFRWFAEEAVRIGGDHTVTGDGANRIVVSKQPVGPCVLVTPWNFPLAMGTRKIGPAVAAGCTMVFKPAELTPLTALLLTEILTEAGLPDGVLNVVTTTDPGAVVGEWMGSGQARKISFTGSTEVGKILLGQAAGTVMRTSMELGGNAPFIVCADATVDRAIDGVMVAKMRNMGQACTAANRIFVHRSVLDEFTDKLSARMGSLVVGDGSHDGIQVGALVEGKAVDKVTTLVADAVQRGARVVCGGERPDGAGHFYPPTVLTDVDPAADLMHTEIFGPVAAIIPFGTDRADDAADDEEVLRLANDTPWGLVGYLFTQDIDRADRLSAALEVGMVGVNTGLVSNPAAPFGGIKESGLGREGGRLGIEEFLDIKYVARPIAKR from the coding sequence ATGACCGCCACCATCTCCCCCGCCGCGCAGACGATCTCACGCATCCACACCGACCACTTCATCGGCGGTCGGTGGGAGCCGGCCGGCGCCGGTGCGAGATTCGACGTCGAGAACCCGGCGACGGGTGAAACGCTCGCCCAGGTGGCCGACGGCGATGCCGCCGACGCCCGTCGCGCCCTGCAGTCAGCCGCCGATCACCAGGCCGCCTGGGCCGCGACGTCACCTCGGTCGCGCAGCGAGATCCTCTATCGCGCTTACCAGATCATCATGGACCGCGCCGACGAGATCGCGTCGGTGATGACCGCGGAGATGGGTAAACCGCTCGCCGAGGCCCGCGGCGAGGTCGCCTACGGCGCCGAGTTCTTCCGCTGGTTCGCCGAGGAGGCCGTCCGCATCGGGGGCGACCACACCGTCACCGGCGACGGCGCCAACCGGATCGTCGTCTCCAAGCAGCCGGTCGGCCCGTGCGTGCTGGTCACGCCGTGGAACTTCCCGCTCGCAATGGGCACCCGCAAGATCGGTCCGGCAGTCGCGGCCGGCTGCACCATGGTGTTCAAGCCTGCCGAACTCACACCCCTGACTGCCCTGCTGCTCACCGAGATCCTCACCGAGGCAGGACTTCCCGACGGCGTCCTCAACGTCGTCACCACCACCGATCCCGGAGCCGTCGTCGGCGAGTGGATGGGTTCCGGACAGGCCCGCAAGATCAGCTTCACCGGCTCCACCGAGGTCGGCAAGATCCTGCTCGGGCAGGCCGCCGGCACCGTGATGCGCACGTCCATGGAACTCGGCGGCAATGCGCCCTTCATCGTCTGCGCCGACGCCACCGTCGACCGTGCCATCGACGGTGTGATGGTCGCAAAGATGCGCAACATGGGTCAGGCGTGCACGGCCGCCAACCGGATCTTCGTGCACCGCTCGGTGCTCGATGAGTTCACCGATAAGCTCAGTGCCCGTATGGGTTCACTCGTCGTCGGCGACGGCAGCCACGACGGGATCCAGGTCGGCGCTCTCGTCGAGGGCAAGGCCGTGGACAAGGTCACGACGCTCGTCGCCGACGCGGTCCAGCGCGGCGCGCGCGTCGTCTGCGGCGGCGAGCGACCCGACGGCGCAGGTCACTTCTACCCGCCGACCGTGCTCACCGACGTCGATCCGGCCGCCGACCTCATGCACACGGAGATCTTCGGACCGGTCGCCGCGATCATTCCGTTCGGAACCGACCGCGCCGACGACGCGGCGGATGACGAGGAGGTCCTGCGGCTCGCCAACGACACCCCGTGGGGCCTGGTCGGTTACCTCTTCACCCAGGACATCGACCGCGCCGACCGACTGTCCGCGGCGCTGGAAGTGGGTATGGTCGGCGTGAACACCGGTCTGGTGTCGAATCCGGCGGCCCCGTTCGGCGGCATCAAGGAGTCGGGCCTGGGCCGCGAGGGCGGCCGTCTGGGCATCGAGGAGTTCCTCGACATCAAGTATGTCGCCCGGCCGATCGCCAAGCGGTGA
- a CDS encoding MarR family winged helix-turn-helix transcriptional regulator — MSDNLQHLLSDSALTTFRLNGQFLALAEELARPAGLTATRWQVLGAVIDHPFTVSDIARAMGITRQSVQRTADLLADDGLVEYRDNPGHRRAKLVYVTPAGVEANHRINPDHRAAAERIAERIAPAEWQRAVDALHALSRALDRSA; from the coding sequence ATGAGCGACAACCTCCAGCACCTGCTCTCCGACAGCGCGCTGACCACGTTCCGGCTCAACGGACAGTTCCTCGCGCTGGCCGAGGAACTCGCCCGCCCGGCAGGCCTCACCGCGACACGCTGGCAGGTCCTCGGCGCGGTCATCGACCATCCGTTCACCGTCTCCGACATCGCCCGCGCCATGGGCATCACCCGGCAGAGCGTCCAACGGACCGCGGACCTGCTCGCCGACGACGGACTCGTCGAGTACCGCGACAACCCGGGCCATCGCCGCGCCAAACTCGTGTACGTCACGCCTGCCGGCGTCGAGGCCAATCACCGCATCAACCCCGACCACCGGGCCGCGGCGGAACGAATCGCCGAGCGCATCGCGCCGGCGGAGTGGCAGCGCGCAGTGGACGCGCTCCACGCGCTGAGCAGGGCACTTGATCGCTCGGCGTAG
- a CDS encoding (Fe-S)-binding protein, protein MDRFCSDAARLVVAHGGSLSGEHGDGRARSALLPVMYSPAMMGAFAEFKQIWDPQGTLNPGSIVDPSPITDDLALAGVPDRHWPTMFHLGGPAHDAVSAAPGTQSSVTPPGAPTGKTPRKSAPGTAADADMSTAASQRADFRGGFLEIAQVTDGAHTDQTSLDPFVHAVQGCIGVGRCRSTSGGVMCPSYRATRDEKDSTRGRARVLQDMVRTAPDVETGWQSTDVADALDLCLSCKACSTDCPTGVDMATYKSEFLHHHYRGRRRPLSHYSLGWMPAWLGAAGVLAPAINAALESPLRRLAARAGGLDPRRSMPRFATRRDRRRHLRTLPPVTATTDTVLFVDSFTQAFRPQVATAAAEVLGATGDQVGCSATNCCGLTWISTGQLTHARKVLSRTADNLDDGTGRPIVVPEPSCAAALRKDLPELVHTPAARRVAARVQSFADYLPRLLEQGWRPENLPEAVTLQTHCHEYAVFGARTGAAALSALGVEVHTADGCCGVAGNFGFERGHYEVSVAVSENALAPALRSAPDRPVITDGFSCAMSVDHLRTTDAAVTSTGLHLAELLTQPPPTESTTSEGA, encoded by the coding sequence ATGGACCGGTTCTGCTCCGACGCCGCCCGACTCGTCGTCGCACACGGTGGGTCGCTGTCCGGTGAACACGGTGACGGCCGCGCGCGGTCCGCGTTGCTCCCGGTGATGTACTCGCCCGCCATGATGGGCGCATTCGCCGAGTTCAAGCAGATCTGGGATCCGCAGGGCACCCTCAACCCCGGCTCCATCGTCGACCCGTCACCGATCACCGACGACCTCGCCCTCGCCGGTGTCCCGGACCGGCACTGGCCGACCATGTTCCACCTCGGTGGGCCGGCCCACGATGCTGTCTCCGCCGCCCCCGGCACGCAGTCCTCCGTCACGCCACCCGGGGCCCCGACCGGAAAAACGCCCCGGAAAAGCGCCCCCGGTACGGCCGCGGATGCCGATATGTCGACGGCCGCCTCTCAGCGGGCGGATTTCCGGGGCGGTTTTCTGGAGATCGCCCAGGTCACCGATGGCGCCCACACCGACCAGACCTCACTCGACCCGTTCGTCCACGCCGTCCAGGGCTGCATCGGCGTCGGACGCTGCCGGTCGACCTCCGGCGGCGTCATGTGCCCGAGCTACCGGGCCACCCGCGACGAGAAGGACTCCACCCGCGGGCGCGCCCGCGTCCTGCAGGACATGGTCCGTACCGCCCCCGACGTCGAAACCGGCTGGCAGTCGACCGACGTCGCCGATGCCCTCGATCTCTGCCTGTCCTGCAAGGCCTGCTCCACCGACTGCCCCACCGGCGTCGACATGGCCACCTACAAGTCCGAGTTCCTCCATCACCATTACCGTGGACGACGGCGTCCCCTGTCGCACTACTCACTCGGCTGGATGCCGGCCTGGCTCGGGGCCGCAGGTGTCCTGGCCCCGGCGATCAACGCGGCGTTGGAGAGTCCACTCCGACGACTCGCCGCACGTGCCGGCGGGCTCGACCCGCGACGCAGCATGCCGCGCTTCGCCACCCGCCGTGATCGACGACGTCATCTGCGCACCCTCCCGCCGGTCACGGCCACCACCGACACGGTGCTGTTCGTCGACTCGTTCACCCAGGCATTCCGGCCGCAGGTCGCGACGGCCGCGGCCGAGGTCCTCGGGGCGACGGGCGATCAGGTCGGCTGCAGTGCGACCAACTGCTGCGGCCTCACCTGGATCTCCACTGGTCAGCTCACCCATGCTCGAAAGGTGTTGTCGCGGACGGCAGACAACCTCGACGACGGCACCGGACGACCGATCGTCGTGCCCGAACCCAGTTGCGCCGCCGCTCTCCGGAAGGACCTGCCCGAACTCGTGCACACCCCGGCCGCCCGTCGGGTCGCCGCACGGGTCCAGAGCTTCGCCGACTACCTCCCCCGCCTACTCGAGCAGGGATGGCGACCCGAGAACCTCCCCGAGGCGGTCACCCTGCAGACGCACTGCCACGAGTACGCCGTCTTCGGCGCGCGCACGGGCGCCGCAGCCCTGTCCGCACTCGGCGTCGAGGTGCACACCGCCGATGGATGTTGCGGCGTGGCAGGCAACTTCGGCTTCGAGCGCGGACACTACGAGGTGAGCGTCGCGGTATCGGAGAACGCGCTCGCCCCCGCGTTGCGTTCCGCTCCGGACCGCCCGGTCATCACCGACGGGTTCAGCTGCGCCATGTCCGTCGACCACCTCCGGACCACCGACGCCGCCGTCACCTCGACGGGCCTACACCTCGCCGAACTCCTCACCCAACCTCCGCCGACCGAATCCACCACCTCAGAAGGAGCGTGA
- a CDS encoding FAD-binding oxidoreductase, with amino-acid sequence MTHVSPSRASLTGDDRPAAGDLDVAGDLGALGVEVDSSSRRLAEYSYDASNYRIRPVAVAFPRDDDQVCRTAAYCHAHGIPLIARGGGTSMGGNAIGPGVVIDLSRYMNRVRSIDADSSTAVAESGIVLTTLATHARAATDGRLTFAPDPSSASRASLGGAIGNDACGNHSVRHGRTTDHVEELFLVTADGLRLTATRHGIMATDPADRDAVSRAADLTERLHDLTSRHMAILRTDLETIPRQVSGYHLAKMLPENGFDVARALVGSEGTCAIVVAARVRLVPVATSPLLICVGYPTVIDAARDVTAILPYAPSAVEGIDRKIVATMAARRGRDAISALPGVDDADCTGWLFIDVDEHSAATRSETDVKATAKRLLDDLRARGRMVAATTVPDPVARKALWRVREDGAGLSSRLADPDDDSIGNDYESWPGWEDAAVAPERLADYLDDFTRLLDQHGLTGVMYGHFGAGCMHVRITFDLRTPKDGR; translated from the coding sequence ATGACACATGTCAGCCCCTCCCGTGCGTCGCTGACCGGCGATGATCGGCCCGCTGCCGGCGACCTCGACGTCGCCGGAGACCTCGGCGCCCTCGGCGTCGAGGTCGACAGCTCGTCACGACGACTGGCCGAGTACTCCTACGACGCCTCCAACTACCGGATCCGACCGGTCGCCGTCGCCTTCCCGCGCGACGACGACCAGGTCTGCCGTACCGCGGCGTATTGCCACGCCCATGGGATCCCGCTGATCGCGCGGGGTGGCGGAACGTCGATGGGCGGCAACGCGATCGGCCCCGGAGTCGTGATCGACCTGTCGCGGTACATGAATCGCGTCCGATCGATCGACGCGGACTCCTCGACGGCGGTCGCCGAGAGCGGCATCGTGCTCACGACCCTCGCCACGCACGCCCGCGCGGCCACCGACGGGCGACTCACCTTCGCACCCGACCCGTCGTCGGCGTCACGCGCCTCGCTGGGCGGTGCGATCGGCAACGATGCATGCGGGAATCACTCTGTCCGGCATGGCCGTACGACAGACCACGTCGAGGAACTGTTCCTGGTCACCGCCGACGGGCTGCGGCTGACCGCCACCCGACACGGCATCATGGCCACCGATCCAGCCGACCGCGACGCCGTCTCCCGGGCCGCCGACCTCACCGAGCGCCTGCACGACCTGACCTCGCGGCACATGGCGATCCTGCGCACCGACCTGGAGACCATCCCCCGTCAGGTCTCCGGTTATCACCTCGCGAAGATGTTGCCGGAGAACGGCTTCGACGTGGCACGTGCACTCGTCGGCAGCGAGGGCACCTGCGCGATCGTCGTCGCCGCACGCGTACGGCTCGTGCCCGTGGCCACCTCACCGCTGCTCATCTGCGTGGGGTACCCGACGGTCATCGACGCCGCCCGCGACGTCACCGCGATTCTCCCCTACGCGCCGTCGGCAGTCGAGGGCATCGACCGTAAGATCGTCGCCACGATGGCCGCCCGTCGCGGCCGCGACGCCATCTCGGCACTCCCCGGCGTCGACGACGCCGACTGCACCGGATGGCTGTTCATCGACGTCGACGAGCACAGTGCCGCAACACGATCCGAGACCGATGTCAAGGCGACCGCGAAACGGCTGCTCGACGACCTGCGTGCACGTGGCCGGATGGTCGCGGCCACCACGGTCCCCGACCCGGTGGCGCGCAAGGCGCTCTGGCGGGTCCGCGAGGACGGCGCCGGACTGTCATCCCGGCTCGCCGACCCCGACGACGACAGCATCGGCAACGACTACGAGTCCTGGCCCGGCTGGGAGGATGCCGCCGTCGCACCCGAGCGTCTGGCCGACTATCTCGACGATTTCACCCGGCTTCTCGATCAGCATGGGCTGACCGGTGTGATGTACGGCCACTTCGGCGCCGGCTGCATGCACGTCCGCATCACCTTCGACCTGCGTACCCCGAAGGACGGGCGGTGA